The following coding sequences are from one Bufo bufo chromosome 2, aBufBuf1.1, whole genome shotgun sequence window:
- the LOC120989939 gene encoding 60S ribosomal protein L18-B-like — MGVDICHNKDRRVRQKEPKSQDIYLRLLVKLYRFLARRTDSNFNKVVLRRLFMSRTNRPPLSLSRLICKMKLSGRENKTAVVVGSITDDVRIQDIPKLKVCALRVSSGARNRILKSGGQIMTLDQLALASPKGQNTVLLSGPHKGREVYRHFGKALGTPHSHTKPYVSSKGRKFERARGRRASSGYKN; from the coding sequence ATGGGAGTAGATATCTGCCACAACAAGGACCGCAGGGTGCGGCAAAAGGAGCCCAAAAGTCAGGATATCTACCTGAGGCTTTTGGTGAAGCTTTACCGCTTCTTGGCCCGTCGTACCGACTCCAACTTTAACAAAGTGGTACTGAGACGTCTGTTCATGAGCCGCACCAACAGGCCACCGCTCTCCCTGTCCCGCTTGATCTGTAAAATGAAGCTTTCTGGCCGTGAAAACAAAACTGCCgtggtggtaggaagcatcaccgATGATGTCAGGATTCAGGATATCCCCAAACTGAAGGTTTGTGCACTTAGAGTGTCCAGCGGAGCTCGTAACCGAATCCTTAAATCTGGAGGGCAAATCATGACTCTTGACCAACTGGCTCTCGCCTCCCCTAAAGGCCAGAACACCGTTCTCCTGTCAGGGCCCCATAAGGGACGTGAGGTGTACAGACACTTTGGAAAGGCTCTTGGTACCCCACACAGTCACACCAAGCCCTACGTTAGTTCTAAGGGTAGAAAGTTTGAGCGTGCCAGAGGACGCAGAGCCAGCAGCGGTTACAAGAACTAA